In Salmo salar chromosome ssa03, Ssal_v3.1, whole genome shotgun sequence, a single genomic region encodes these proteins:
- the LOC106599192 gene encoding zona pellucida sperm-binding protein 3 yields the protein MEFLQNSPWWVATLLSISLLADCYQFFNPRGYGYKDVIQAQSFKPRAEPTSPPRPRTVLVKCHEDSLEVVVKADLFDMGILVDGSDLHLGSNKMGSKGVEDSCSAVPTGEAEFVIFAQLTACGTKLAFMETELVYSNILSYSPAPSSGVVRFDSAVIPIECHYGKRYAVDSAALAPTWIPFASTVTAEDHLQFSLRLITDDWRSERGSNAYFLGETIHLEAAVTMGNHMPLRVYVDHCVATATPDADSNPRHNFIEYYGCLTDAQLTGSNSRYMPRVQDDKLHIMLDAFRFYQEDSNLIFITCHLKAVPAMFSVKSRSRACSFIENSWRSADGNDQACISCVVSKRFAEPTAPMTTKLTLQLPNQIHPASAFAQASAQSSAERLSPDPKSLTLVSGRGERTTQKSGARLPSWGP from the exons ATGGAGTTTCTGCAAAACTCTCCGTGGTGGGTCGCGACCCTGCTGTCAATTTCTTTACTTGCTGATTGTTATCAGTTTTTTAATCCTCGTGGTTATGGTTATAAAGATGTCATTCAGGCCCAATCCTTCAAACCGCGTGCAGAGCCAACCAGTCCTCCTAGGCCGAGAACAGTACTCGTGAAGTGCCACGAAGATTCTCTTGAAGTCGTGGTGAAAGCTGACCTGTTTGACATGGGCATTCTGGTGGACGGCAGCGACTTGCACCTAGGTTCCAATAAAATGGGTAGCAAGGGCGTCGAAGATTCTTGCAGTGCGGTTCCAACGGGGGAGGCAGAGTTTGTTATCTTCGCCCAATTGACCGCATGTGGAACCAAACTCGCA TTTATGGAGACGGAGCTGGTTTATTCCAATATTCTCAGCTATTCACCTGCACCCTCTTCTGGTGTTGTCAGATTTGATTCGGCTGTGATTCCCATTGAATGCCATTACGGAAA GAGGTATGCTGTTGACAGTGCTGCCCTGGCTCCCACCTGGATCCCCTTTGCCTCAACAGTGACTGCTGAGGACCATCTGCAATTCAGCCTCCGCCTCATCACGG ATGACTGGCGCTCTGAAAGGGGTTCAAATGCCTACTTCCTGGGTGAAACCATACACCTGGAGGCAGCTGTCACCATGGGCAACCACATGCCCCTCCGCGTGTATGTGGACCATTGTGTGGCCACGGCAACCCCTGACGCAGACTCAAACCCTAGACACAACTTCATAGAGTACTACGG ATGCCTCACTGATGCCCAGCTGACCGGCTCTAATTCACGGTACATGCCCAGGGTCCAGGATGACAAGCTGCATATCATGCTGGATGCCTTCAGATTCTACCAGGAGGATTCCAATTTG ATCTTCATCACCTGCCATCTGAAAGCTGTCCCCGCCATGTTTTCCGTGAAATCAAGGAGTCGAGCGTGCTCCTTCATTGAGAACAG CTGGAGGTCAGCAGATGGGAATGACCAGGCCTGTATAAGTTGTGTGGTCTCCAAACGCTTCGCAGAGCCTACTGCCCCCATGACTACAAAACTAACACTACAACTCCCAAACCAAATTCATCCAGCTTCCGCGTTCGCCCAGGCCAGCGCACAGAGCAGCGCCGAAAGGTTGAGCCCAGATCCAAAAAGCCTTACTCTGGTGTCTGGAAGAGGGGAACGGACAACACAGAAG AGTGGAGCAAGACTACCATCTTGGGGCCCCTGA